TAGGTTTAATCATTGCATTATTAAATTTCCATCTATCTACATATAATGAACAGGCAACTTTTGATGGTTCTAATACATCAACCTTAATATATCTATTTGTACCTTCATCTGTTATAAATGATCCCCCAAACAAGCTTTTTAAAAGGCTGATAGTTTTATTCTGCCAACTCAAGTCCCAATAACTACGCCCTGCTCTTGTACGTGTCTGAACAGAAATACAATCAGCCTCTCTAAACACAAATAGCTCAAGTTCTACGAATGTAATGCAGTCGTCGCTTCCAAGCCATATATAACTCCCTATTTGATTATCTATTTTTAGAGAATCTCTTGCTTTCTGAAAACCAAGCAATTCAATGACCTCAAAGAGTCTTTTAATTGAAGTTGAAAGTGGCAACTTATTTTCAGAACAATAACTCATTTATCTCTCACCACCCTTATATGTATTACTATATTCAAAAATAAAACTTTTTGCCCTTTATCGTTATTATAATTCTATTTATATAATCTTCTCAACCTTTGAAACATCTTCTAAATACAATAATCTAAATTCCTTATATTCTTCTTTTGTCTTTAATTCATTTTTTTGTACTATTCTATCCAGCATCAATTAGAATTTCACAACCACTCGACTATTTAGATTTAATATAAATTTTTGTCGTATCTATTAATAATTTATCAATATCAATTTGTTTCAATTTATTATAGAAATCAAGATTGTTCTCATCAAATGGATTAATCTTAAAGCATCCTGCATATCCAACTAGGGTTAGTGTGTTTATTGAATTATCATTATTTCGTCAAAATCGCTAAGATCTAGGTATCGAGATATACTTCTTAGATATTTATTTCGAGAATCAATTCTCAAGGTTATTCCACTCGGTATATACTTTGTTGGTTGCGTGAAATTTTGTATGCGGTTCACGGTATTTTTCTATATTTGCTGAGTTATTTACTAACTGTCTGATTTCGTCATGATATAGTTTTTTGAATCGTTTCTTATCAACTTTTTCATCAATATATTTCGCGCAAGCTTCATCATAAGCATTGAGTACATCTTCGTGTGCAGATGCAATCAGTGCAGCGTATACTTGGTCATCTTCGTTACCTATCGCCTGTATTACTTTATCTTGATAACGGCTTCTTGCAGATGAAATCATCTCTCGTATTTGCATTTCGACTTGACCTTTTTGCATTTCATTAGCCATTTTGGTCAAATCATTTGCGGTGCCAGCTAAAGCGTTTCCTTTTTGAGCAGCGTTATAGCTTACTGTCAGAGCTATAACGCTAACAATTACCGTAAGTGAAGTTAATATCACCATCGCCATATCCATCAAGTCACCTACTTTTTATCCTTAATCCTACTTTGAACCAAATTCACCAACTGTAAAAAAGCTGAGTTGTCCGATTCAAAGAGAAGAAATCTATCTGTTTTAGGGTCATAGCCATCCGAGTGTAAACACATAAATAGAAAATCTAATTCTTCTTGGGTCAAGTCAGCTTCTTTTATTTTTCGTTCAGCCTCTGATGTGTTTTGATTATTTAATAATTGCTTTATTTCGAGTGAAAATTTATACAATTTATTCTTATTCATAACTTCCTCCTGCGTTTCTGCATATAATTAAAAGATTTACTTAAAACCAAACAATGGCACTATATAATAAATCATTATACAGCAATCTTCCACAAAATTCCACATAAAAATCTGTTAAAATTCTATAAAACATGTCGTCATGCACCGTAGTAATTAAAAATCATCTCTTTTATCTGCCATATACTCTCGCAATCATATAGAAAACCACTGTGTTTTTCGCACGTCCTTATAACTAGGCTGTTCTTTCTCCACATTTTGTAGCATCCATCTAAATTCCATGCATAATAAACTGTTTTACCTCTTTAACAGTATAGGTTCCACCAACCTTTGAATGCAAAATCATATGGCAATTGGGACAAACCGGTATCAAATCTTTTTCTGGGTCTACCTCATACTCATCATCTATTTCGTTTAATGGTTTGATATGATGAACATGAATTTTACCTTCAAAAGCCTGACCGTAGAATTCTCCAAAATCCAAGCCACAAATTTTACATTTTATTCCGTGTATTTTAATACATTCTTCTCTTGCTTTTGAGTTGCGTTCATATGCGTTTACAACAATTTGCTTTTTACATCCTTCAACATATTTACCTGATTCAGATTCAATAACTTCTTCAGGTATTCTCACTTGCTCTTTAGAATTGATTAATGATATAACTAGATCCTGTTTTGAACTATCGATCTTTTGCTTTGATTGGGAAAATGCAGTGAAATTTTCATCTATTTCAGAGAGTTCTTTTGCACTAATTGGTTCAAATACTTTAATTGTGTTGACATTAAAATAATATGCACCCATATAGATGCCTTGTATTGGCTCTTTGAATTTTTTAACTTGTATCAAGTTTGCACTTGCTATTATTTGGTTATCAATTTGAAATAGGACTAACGTACCTTTTGATGCAGCCATCCCAGAAGTCCTAAAAAGATATTCACCATGTTTTTTATTAGCCAACTCATTTAAAAAGAACTTCTTTTGTATTTCCTGATAGGTCATATTAGGGAATTCATATTTTGCACTCATAGGTAATATCCGAATTTCCTTAAACTTTGGATTGCTCCAATTATAGAGAAACGTCATAAATATATAGTTATTAAAATCTTTGAAGAGTTTATGTTCGTTTTTAAATTCTATTAACAACTGACGTTTGTCCTCAGTACTATTTTCACTTGTTGGAAGATTTAGCTTGTGAATGAAATAATCTACATGCTCAGGAGCAAATACATTAAGATATTTTTCTGGGTAATATGTAGCTAAAATTTTGCTCTTAAACATAGGGGATAGAGAGTTTTTGGATATAGATTCTACGTCAACTATTTCCCCGGCTTTTAATAACTCATTAATTGACACTTTAATGTTATCAAAAGCACCCTCGACATTTAAAGTCTCATCCCATTTTTGAATTGTTTTATAAGCTTGTTCCACTTTGTTATAATATAATCCAAATTTCTTATCCGCTGTAGACCCACCTTTAATACTTCCGAGCTCACTTAATTTGGTTTCAAGCCAATAACAGAAAGACTCTTTGCCTTTTCCAACTACATAATCATCGAGTTCCATATTTATAATCTGATTTTTAGGAAAGAGCTGAATGAATTTTAATCTTTCTTTCTCACAAATCTTATACTTTTTTTCGTAACTCTTTAGTTCTTTATTTTTAAAATTCATTACTGCTTGTACTAAGTTATTCATAATCTTCCTCCATTGCCATAATAAAAACATTACATTTTCAAATATCTCTGGTATAACACTACAATCTTTGGGTATTTTAGCATTCATATTTCTCTAACATTTCTTTTTTCTAATCACTGTAAGCTCATTAATATGTATAAAAAAATTTCTTTCAGCTCTGCTCATTCTAACATAGACTATTTTATGTTCTTCGTTCGTATTTAAACCTAGGTTTAATAACAAGTCCTTAATATCCTTAGCACCTATGAGTATAACATCATACTCAGAACCTTTTAATATTGTCGCAAATAAACAAGTTTTAAGTTGCCTCAGCCTTTATTCATTGAGAAATTTTTCAACTCTGCTTCCAACCATACTAGCAAAAATACGCGGTGTTACATCATTAGGTTGGATTCCCATATCTGTTATACAATTTCCAGTGATTTCAACACGATTATTATAATCAAAATACCTCCTATAAGTATGCTTGTGCGTGTGATATGTCAGATAAACATCCGTTCCAATAATTTCAACATCCCAAAAGCGTTCTTTTGCAACCTCATGTACAATACGTTCAAATTCATATTGACTAATCTCCATATTCCATACCTCCTGTTCTCCTAATCTTTCCTTTATTGTCAAAACCCTAACTATCAAGTAATTTATATCATTCATACAACCGATTAACTACAAATGTATAACAAAATTATTTTTGGCTTATTAAAACAATCATAACTTATTATTACAAAAAATTCCATATGTTTTTATATAAATGTTGATTTATGAAAAATATATTAATAGTTTAAATCATATATATATTAGTCAGAAAAGCTATTGAAAAGTCATTTAATGATTTGTCATTACCATTTACAAACATTTTATACATTTTGTCTTTTTAAAAAGTAATATTAATATATGTCAATAAAGTATACTTCATTGGCATAATAAAAATTACAATTTAACCGTCCCATATAACTATTAAAAGCAATTATGAGACGTATTACAACCCGTCTTAACTCTAATAGAACATAATACTATTACACCATTTTAACAAAAAAGAACATGATTTTGACACCATGCCCTTGACCTTTACCTATTACAACTCAATTATTTTTCTTTTAATCTCATACTTCATTGTTACGTTATCTCATTGTTTTAAAAATGCACCTAATTTACTAACACCGTTTTATATAGTTTCTTCCACTGTATCATGATAATATATATTTTTTATTCTGTTTATCAATTCATTAAAACTTACATTACTAATACCAAGATTTTTCAAATCAACTTTTTCTTTTAAAATCATATCCATAAATTTAATCAAATCTTCTTGAACCTCATCATTTATTTTGACTTCAACAGAAGGTGAAATATATATCAATAATCTAAAAATATCATTCTTATGCTTAGTTACATCCTTTGAGTCTATGTACTCACCGTTTTTCTTTCTCTCAAAAAGATCCATCCACGCTTTCATTTTAAATAGCAGAATATATTCAATTGATAAAACTGATACGCCATCAATAACTGTCTTTCCTTGTACCAATAGTTCATAATATGCATCATTAAGTAAAATAGCTGATAAGCTAGTAATATTATCACTTATATGTATTGGAGTAAGCAAAGAATCAAAGTGTAGTTTCATTCTTTCTGACTTTCTACTAAATAGTTCTATCATTGCTGGGAAATCAGTACGTATGGGTTTTGAAAATCTATAGAATTGATCTTTATCTGTACTTTTCTGTTTATGTTGATATCCTCCATCCTCGATAAATTTCCAGAATGCAATACCAAAGGTTTCATCTAATGCCTCAATCAATAGAACCATATCCAAATCCTTAGTTGCTCTAAAAGAAGCACCTATATCATCCAATAAAACATCACAAGCTGTTCCGCCTATAAATACATATTGTCCTTCATAATCGCCAAAATACTCTTTAAATTTATCTAACCCTTGTACCATAATTCACCCTTCAAACTTTCTTCTATTGCTTGCTCAATTCTTTCATCAGAAGTTCCACTAAATGATGCTGCTAATGAAGCTAAATCAACCACATTATTTTTAGCAAATATCATTGGATCGTAATCCCAAATCTGTAGTTCCATTAAATTCATGTCCTTAATCTTATATATATCCTTTTCAATATAATCCATTAAGTCATATAATTTTTGTTTTGATATAGCTCTAATAGATCTTGCTGACGGATTAATCATAGAATTCATTGACAACGCCTCTAATCCAGCAATTGGAAAATCATATGCTATATTATAAGCTGACTGATCCATATAAACAACTTTATTAACTGGATTTTTTAAATATTTGTTTCCGATGTCAAAATATTTTGTATCAGCAATTCTTTTATAATTTTTGCTTTTTCCTGTTTTTCCGCCTATATCATACTTTAATATTCCTAACGAGTATAAGTCATTTAAAGCCCTCGATGCTGTCATTGCTGTTGTGTTTAATTTTTTAGCCAATTCAGTTGTGTTTAAAGTCAAATCCTTATTATATAAAAAATATAAAAATACAAGTTGGGCAGTAGAAGAAAATTTTTCAATAGATTTTGAGTTTTTATCAATCATCTTCTTTAAATCCAATCCTAAAAACGGAAGATACATTTGTCCATTTTCAACTATAAATGGAATGCGATTTTGAATTAACGCTTTTCTTCTATATGGAGAAATATTGTTATACAAGAAAACCAAATTATCATTACTAATCGCTTTAAGAGTTTTCATGTGTTTTTTTATATCATTTATTTTAGGAACATCATTAATAAACTTTATTAAAATACATTGATTCCCAAGTATATTAAGATCATAAAAATCGTATATTTCTAATAGAAATAGCGGTAACTTATTTTCGTCATTCCAAGTATTTATAGTTACATTTTCATCAATATTTTCTTTTAAATACTCATTGACTTTATATAACATAGTATCGTCTCCCAATGTAACACTTTTATTTTAAATATAACACATCAAATGTTACATTGCAAGTAATAATGTTACATTTGACTGAAAAATATAAAACTTACCTTTAGACAAATATTATAATTACCTCAGGTTTCACATTACAAAATCTCCATATAATTTAATAACAAGTCTTTATTCAATCAATGAAGACATGTTCTGAAACACTAAATCCTCCATATCACCTACATTATAGAACTCTCCAAATGCTGAATATATTTCTTTTAGGCATAATGGCTCAACAATACTACCTTCGTACTTTGAAAACGGTCCATCTGTTTCAATTAAAATTCTATTTAATGGTATCTCTTTTAAAATTCCTCTTCCTTTGTTTGTCCTAAGCATCGCTTGGTTTAAAGAAAAATAATATCCTGCCCCCACTATATCTGGAATCAGTTCCTTGGGTCCCGTATACCAATGGAAAATCGCATTTTCCACCTTATACTTTAATAAAAGAGTTAACACATCTATTTCAGCCTGTCTGCTGTGCACTGATAAAATATGCTTATTCACAGATTTACAAATCTGTTCAAAAATTTTCTTTTGTTTGACTTGACTTTTTTCTGTCTTAGCTATAGAATAATCCAAACCTACCTCACCAACAAATTTTGTTTCTTTTATGGCATTAACAAACAAATCTTTATTAAACTCATATTCATTAATCAAAATAGGATGGAAACCAACTGCTAAAAATATTTGTGGTATGATTTTCATCATTAATTTCTGTTTTTCATACAATTCTGGTAAATGGGTGACAAAAATAGCTGAAATATCTTCACTCATAATTTCTTTAATTATTTTTGTCGGTTTGTCATAAAAATCAATATGGATATGCGCATCTATCATTATTGTCACCTTATATACTTTCTAGCAAATACCTCAAATTCTGATGAAAATTTATTCAACATTTTATATGTCCTTTCATAATAATCTGTTTCATGATAATATTTACGTTTTATATCTAATTCTGAAAATATTTGGTCAGAATTAATATATTGATAAAATGTTGTATAATAATTTAATGAGGATCTATATTCATCATCATTCATATCTCCTACATATGGTATCTCATATTCATTATCAAATTCTTCTAAATCATATGCTGACATAGAAATTTTTCTTAATAAACATGGTACACAAGTACCACATGATACCTTTGTACTTACATCGTATCGTTTGTCTTGCATTGATCTGCTGCAAGAACGCGTGTTAATAATATTTTTTTTATAATCAATGCTTAATGAATTTACCATTTCACCTTTTGTTGTAAATAAAAATGGATGATTTAATTGAACCTTAATTCCTACATTATCCATTATAGTCTGATATAAATGAATGGTTTTAGGATGTGTCGTTTTAGTGGTTCCACGGGACTGAAAAGAAGGATTTAAAGTCATAATTCCGTTTTCATTAATATTAACAATGTCAATATTTTCTTTTATAGCAGTCATAATTGCTAATGAGAAAAAGAGCAATGATCTTGTTCTTTGTGTATATGTGACTTTATTTTTCTCAACTTTCGAATAAGTTCGCATTCCGGCAATACCAATTCTTTTTTTCAAGAAACTATATACACAATTTATAGCTGATGTATCTACATTACTAGTTTTATATCCACAATATAAAGTATTCCTGTTTTCAATTTCATTGTGATAAGCCCCGCAAAATGAATCTAAACCTCCTGATAATAAGGATATATTATCAGCCTGAGTATTAATAAAAGTCAGTTGCTGAGATCCAATTTCATACTCTACTGGCTCTATATTTAATTGCCACCTGTCTCCATCACCTTCTGTAACAAAATTAGCTAATCTTTCTATTAATTCAAGATTTTCTTTCCACAGACTATGATTTTTAGCATCAACATATGTATTAATCTGTATATTTCTAGGACTATCCGATACCCTTTTTATAGATATATCAGCCACATAAATCTCTAAAAATATGTTTAACAAATCTATAGCAATAGATTTATCCGTTAATATATATGACTCGTTTGGGATTAACTGATTACACCTCAGTTCAATATCACCATTTTTAGCATGAGCAATAATCATGTTTATTACTCCTTACTCTTTTAATACATCTTGTAATTTTTGTATCAATTCATTTATCTGAATATCTCCACTATTACATTTTATTATTATTTCAGAAAAGTTCTTTTTTACATAATTTTTTGAAAATTTCTCAATATTATTATTTAAAATTTCTGCTGAGGTGTCTTTAAACATGCTAATTAGGGCTTCATTTGCATCTTCTCTGATTATCATACTAATAAATTTCTCGCAAAATACATTCAAAAATTCTGCAGGGTCTTCGAATTTATTCAAAATCATACTTGTCATAGCACTTTTAAAAGCAGCTAAAATTAATACTGAATCTATTTCTCCATCTTCATCTACAATATTATCTAAGATGGATTCTATGATTTTCTGAACCTCAATGACCGTCAGTTTCTCATATTGTATATTATACTCTTGTAAAAACTTATCAATACCTATTTCTTTGGCTTTTTTAAAGCACGCAAAACCGCCTCCAGCAAGTACTGCAAAATCTTTGTCTGCAAAATACCCTTTAGTTTTTTTGGAACGTAGGGTTTCCAATGCAATTTGAGGAATTACTTCCTTGCACTCTATTGATGGATTTACGTCGATTGTATCCTTCAATAATTTTTTTATTTTATCAGAAGTCTTTCTAACTGAAGAGCCCATACAAACACCTCCAAACGTAATTTGCTCTAAATATACCATATTTTACATATTATGTCTATATAATCTATCGATTTAAAGATTATTATCCCTATTATACATACTATCACCCATATAGTGATCTTTTTGTTCATAATAGCATTGTCACATACGAAAAGTAAAAGCACTGGCTTTAATAAGAGTCATATAAGAGTCTTGTTATATCCTGTTATTTGTCTCTCCCCACTCCACGTCTAATGCTTTAAATATCGCCTCCTGTGGTGTTGAATAAAATATAATACTAAAAGCACCCATTAAATCTGCCGGCACTGTTCCCATCTCTTATGCAGATGTAATAGGAATTAATACCTTCTTTGCTCCACTATCCAGACATACTTGCAACACACTGTCTAATTCCTCTAATTTTAAAATAGTTCCATTGATGCTGATATCGCCTAAAACAGCTATACTACTTAAAGTCGGTTTATTTAATGCAGCTGACGCAATCGCAATTAATGTAGGAAGTGTTAAGTATTTAATAATCCCGATTCCATTTAAATCCTGATAATTGATTATGTAATCCTTTGTTGTGGTACTGATAGAGTTGCTGATTGAGCAGCCATTAGCTTTTAGGTAATTAAATGCCGTATTAATAGCCTCTTTTGCTTATCTATCTAAACCAAGTCCTTTGCATTTAAATTATCCATTGCCTGGCAGAACCTGTGTTTCTAAACGATAAACCCCTATCATTCCTGTTTTGCCTCTTGATACGGTATATGCATGACCAGGATTACTGATTCCTTCGCTCCAACTCAGCTTATTTCAGAGTGCATATGAAATTATGCAAGAGATGCTTAAAAGAGCTGATGCTTATAGTGAACAGCATTGGCAAGAAACGGTTTGTGAGATAGTTCGCATGATTTATCCAAAATATATATTATCCAAACGTGAGCAGTTTGTAGGTGATGATGGCCGGCATAGAAAAAAACCTGATTTTCTCCTAATCGATTCTGGTGGATTTGTAGATGTTTTGGAGATTAAAAAACCTAACAATCAGCGGTTGATGACAAAAACTGAGTACAGAAATAATTATGTAGCTGATAGAGATTTTTCAGGGGCTATTGTACAAATTGAAAAATATGTACATTGTTTAAATCATGACGGCAAATCGATAGAACAAAAATTTCAAAGAAGTCTACAATCAGAGCTTCCAACAGGAATTAAAATACGTATTGCAGGACCACAAGGTATGCTACTGATGGGAAGAAGTAAAGGTTTGTCAGAAGAACAATTATTTGATTTAGAAATTATTAAGCTACAGCATAAAAATGTAATTGATATAATGACATTTTATGATTTGATGGATAGAATTGAAAATATTATTAAACAATTAAGCCATTCTTAATTATGCCAATTATAGAATAATGCTTTTAGCTGTAAAATCTTTATATCCAAAACTTATAGAAGCTATAGAAAGCGAACCTGAGATGTTTAATGTTATATTTTCTATTGCCTTATATTGTGGATTGAGACAAGGAAAAATATTAGGTTTAACCATTGCAGATATTGATCTAAAGAATAATTATATTGATGTGAATAAACAATATGTTTCCCATTATACGAATGGTAAAGTAAATCATGAAATAGCCAAAACAAAAACTGATAACTCTATCAGAAAAGTATATATGCCTGATGCTGTTAGCGAAATCCTAGAGCTATATATAAACAAGTTAAAGATACTAAATATTAACCCAGATAAACAATTTCTTTTTATTAACCCGAAGACACAATTAATTTATGACCGTAATGCTATTTACAGAAGATTTCTAAAAATGGCCAGAGGAATAGAGTTTCATAATATTACTTTTCATGATTTAAGGCATCTGCAGGCCACTATGATGATCAATTCGGGTGTTAACATTGTAGTTGTAGCCAAAAGACTTGGAGACACAATTGAAACTGTTTCAGAAACCTATTTGCATTCAATAGAGAAAGTGGAAAAGGATTCTGTTAATCAGCTTCAGGATTTCATTGATAATAAGATTAGGACATATTAATGGGACATAATTTCAAGGCATAAATAATTATTTTGTCCCAAAAATGTCCCAACACTCTTTTGTGACATTTTTGCACCCCATATTTAAACGCTATTACAATTTGAAAAAAAAATTAAAAAGACACCAACCTATTTCAGTCAGTGCCTCTCATCAAGTGGTTAATTACATATTGCTTACTTTTTCATGGTCATGTGCTTCTTTATATTTTAAGCGAGTAGCTTTACCTCCCCGAATATGTCTTTCGGACTTGTTCTTAAGCAAAACCTTCTTTACTTCGCTCGCAGCTGGAGGGTTCAGTTTGGGAAGTCGTTCTGTAACGTCCTTATGGACTGTGCTTTTGCTGACGCCAAATCTCTTTGCCGTCTGCCTTACAGTGGATTCAGTACTTATAATATATTCCGCGATTTCCATGGCTCTGCGTTCTATGTAATCTTTCATGTTTAACCCCCTTTGGCATTATACCGTCTTATTTTAATTTTTATGCATTTCTTTGTCCTATTAGAACCTTTATACACTAATTAATATAGTCCATTGGGTTAACATTTTTTCCATCAACAATTATTTCAAAGTGAAGATGTGCTCCGTCAGCTGCCTCAATGCTTGCTGTTTTCCCTACATTTCCTATGGTCTGACCCTGTTGCACTTGTTCTCCAGTCTTAACACTTGCTGATACTAAATTGTTATATAATGTTTTAATATTGTTTCCGTGGTCTATAACAATTTCTGTTCCTGTCAGGTCAGATGTGTTTACAGATTCTACCGTTCCTGCAAATGCCGATTCAATTAGCAATGTATCTTTGGGCTTTATGTCAACGCCCTTATGTACTCTCCATTCTCCTATAGATTCATAATAAACTAAATCCTCCATTGAAAATTCCCTGTATACTTCCCCTGCCAATGGAGTTTTCATCATTTTTAAATCTATGCTTTCATTTCCCGGCTGGTCTTTTTCCTCATCATTGTCTTTTTGTGCATTTTCATAGTCCTCTATTATTTCTTCAACTTTGTCCTTGTAAGGGTCAACGTTAGCTCCTATATTTTCGCTATCTGAACTATTCCCTGCCATATTGTTTCCGTCAGGATCAGGACTTGATGTATATCTCCAAACTATTGCAGTTGCTAAGAGAACAATACAAAGAGCAATTATAAAGAAACTTGTATCCTTATGTTTCAGCCTAATAAAGAAATTTTTCATTTTCATCTTTGCATTTTTAAATCTATTTTTTTTCATTTAATCCTCCTGTTTTTATGCTTCTTTATTATCTGAGGATAGTGTGTCCCATTTTTTTTATTTAATACAAAAATGTTCTATTTTTTTTGATTGTTCATAAAATAATAGTAAAACTTATGATAAAGGGGGTTAGTTTAATGTTAAACCGTCTGATTTATGCTCTTATTATATTTATACTGCTGTTGACCATACCCAACTTGAGCCTTGCATTTCTAGAACAAAAAATGAATATGCCAAGTGCAGCAGAAATTGTAGATAATGAGCAATCAAGCACATATGAAGAGGTAACAAGCAATGATAATCAGGAAGAATTTAAAGAAGTAAATATTAAAGAACCTGAGCTGATTAAAGTATACAACTTAAAGACACAGGAGATTATGGTAATAGATTTTGAGGAGTATATTAAAGGTGTTGTTGCTTCTGAAATGCCTGCAGAATTTAATATTGAAGCGCTAAAAGCTCAAGGAGTTACGGCAAGAACGTATTTGCTGTATAGATTAAAAAAATATCCTAATGGGCATCCTGATCACCCGGGTGCACCAGTATGCACCGGCACTCATTGCCAGGTATGGACGTCTAAAGAGAATCTTATTGCATCTCACGAAGAAGGCTGGTATGAACAATATTGGGGGAAAATTGAAGAAGCCGTTGAATCTACAGAAGGAAAAATATTAACTTACGAAGGGAAAATAATTGAACCGCTTTTTCATTCAACAAGCGGAGGAAGGACTGAAAATTCTGAGGATGTATTCTCAACAGCAGTTCCATACCTAAGAAGTGTTGAAAGTCCATATGAATCCGAAGCTCCAAAACTTCATGATTCTATTAAAATATCTGTGGATGAATTCATAAACAAATTAAACTCTATATATGGAAATTTAAATCTTTCGCGCGATAACCTTAACGACAAGATTAAATTGGGAGAGATAAGCGAAGGCGGAAAAATAAAATCTATATACATAGATAATACTGAGGTCACCGGGAGGGAAATGAGATCTCTTTTTAATTTAAACTCAACAAATTTCAGCTTCATACAATCCGGCAATGAACTTGAAATAATTACAACCGGCTACGGCCATGGAGTTGGAATGAGCCAATGGGGAGCTGAAGGAATGGCCGACAAAGGCTATGATTACAGAGAAATATTAAAACACTATTTTACTGATATAGAAATAGTAAGTATGAAATAGTTGCGAGCTATAGGTTAATGTTACAGTCACATATTGTAACATTAACTTTTTATATACAATAATTTTGCAATATGTTATTATTATATTAAAAGTATGTAGAAAGGATTGTTATAATGATATTTATAAATGAACAAGCTTATAAAGAGTTTAAAGCTCTTTTAGATGATGCAAATGTTGAATCCTATAATATAAGGATAGGACTGGATAGAGTAGGATGCAGCGGGCCTATTTTTAACGTATATGTAGATGAAGCCACTGATAATGATGATGTTGAAAAAATACACGAAGTTTCATTTATTGTTGAAAAATCTCTCAATGAAGAATACGGTGGTTTTATAATAGTTTCAAGTGAAGAAAATGGTGGAAATGGCGTCGGTCTTAAACCTGTAGTACAGCCTTCATCTGGAGGATGCGGAGGATGCTGTGGAGAATGCCACTAAAAAAACGGCCTAAGCCGTTTTTTTATGTTAAATTATTCTTATTCTGCTACATATGGTAACAATGCAATAGTTCTTGCTCTTTTTATTGCTCTTGTAACCATT
Above is a window of Sedimentibacter sp. MB35-C1 DNA encoding:
- a CDS encoding HNH endonuclease; the encoded protein is MNNLVQAVMNFKNKELKSYEKKYKICEKERLKFIQLFPKNQIINMELDDYVVGKGKESFCYWLETKLSELGSIKGGSTADKKFGLYYNKVEQAYKTIQKWDETLNVEGAFDNIKVSINELLKAGEIVDVESISKNSLSPMFKSKILATYYPEKYLNVFAPEHVDYFIHKLNLPTSENSTEDKRQLLIEFKNEHKLFKDFNNYIFMTFLYNWSNPKFKEIRILPMSAKYEFPNMTYQEIQKKFFLNELANKKHGEYLFRTSGMAASKGTLVLFQIDNQIIASANLIQVKKFKEPIQGIYMGAYYFNVNTIKVFEPISAKELSEIDENFTAFSQSKQKIDSSKQDLVISLINSKEQVRIPEEVIESESGKYVEGCKKQIVVNAYERNSKAREECIKIHGIKCKICGLDFGEFYGQAFEGKIHVHHIKPLNEIDDEYEVDPEKDLIPVCPNCHMILHSKVGGTYTVKEVKQFIMHGI
- a CDS encoding helix-turn-helix domain-containing protein codes for the protein MLYKVNEYLKENIDENVTINTWNDENKLPLFLLEIYDFYDLNILGNQCILIKFINDVPKINDIKKHMKTLKAISNDNLVFLYNNISPYRRKALIQNRIPFIVENGQMYLPFLGLDLKKMIDKNSKSIEKFSSTAQLVFLYFLYNKDLTLNTTELAKKLNTTAMTASRALNDLYSLGILKYDIGGKTGKSKNYKRIADTKYFDIGNKYLKNPVNKVVYMDQSAYNIAYDFPIAGLEALSMNSMINPSARSIRAISKQKLYDLMDYIEKDIYKIKDMNLMELQIWDYDPMIFAKNNVVDLASLAASFSGTSDERIEQAIEESLKGELWYKG
- a CDS encoding TatD family hydrolase, which codes for MIDAHIHIDFYDKPTKIIKEIMSEDISAIFVTHLPELYEKQKLMMKIIPQIFLAVGFHPILINEYEFNKDLFVNAIKETKFVGEVGLDYSIAKTEKSQVKQKKIFEQICKSVNKHILSVHSRQAEIDVLTLLLKYKVENAIFHWYTGPKELIPDIVGAGYYFSLNQAMLRTNKGRGILKEIPLNRILIETDGPFSKYEGSIVEPLCLKEIYSAFGEFYNVGDMEDLVFQNMSSLIE
- a CDS encoding Shedu immune nuclease family protein; translation: MLKRADAYSEQHWQETVCEIVRMIYPKYILSKREQFVGDDGRHRKKPDFLLIDSGGFVDVLEIKKPNNQRLMTKTEYRNNYVADRDFSGAIVQIEKYVHCLNHDGKSIEQKFQRSLQSELPTGIKIRIAGPQGMLLMGRSKGLSEEQLFDLEIIKLQHKNVIDIMTFYDLMDRIENIIKQLSHS
- a CDS encoding site-specific integrase — its product is MLLAVKSLYPKLIEAIESEPEMFNVIFSIALYCGLRQGKILGLTIADIDLKNNYIDVNKQYVSHYTNGKVNHEIAKTKTDNSIRKVYMPDAVSEILELYINKLKILNINPDKQFLFINPKTQLIYDRNAIYRRFLKMARGIEFHNITFHDLRHLQATMMINSGVNIVVVAKRLGDTIETVSETYLHSIEKVEKDSVNQLQDFIDNKIRTY
- the spoIIID gene encoding sporulation transcriptional regulator SpoIIID — translated: MKDYIERRAMEIAEYIISTESTVRQTAKRFGVSKSTVHKDVTERLPKLNPPAASEVKKVLLKNKSERHIRGGKATRLKYKEAHDHEKVSNM
- a CDS encoding M23 family metallopeptidase translates to MKKNRFKNAKMKMKNFFIRLKHKDTSFFIIALCIVLLATAIVWRYTSSPDPDGNNMAGNSSDSENIGANVDPYKDKVEEIIEDYENAQKDNDEEKDQPGNESIDLKMMKTPLAGEVYREFSMEDLVYYESIGEWRVHKGVDIKPKDTLLIESAFAGTVESVNTSDLTGTEIVIDHGNNIKTLYNNLVSASVKTGEQVQQGQTIGNVGKTASIEAADGAHLHFEIIVDGKNVNPMDYIN